The genomic segment TCTATTCTAATAGATATTATAGCTTGGTGAGAAGAGCTACGGGGGTACACCCAGATACATTCCGAACCTGGAAGTTAAGCCCGTAAACGCTGAAAGTACTTGGAGGGAAGCCTCCTGGGAGGATAGGAACTTGCCAAGCTTTTTTTTATTTTTTGGACAATTTTTTAATTAAATATATGATATAATAACATATATTTAATTAAAGTAAAAAGGGTGTGAATTATGAGAAAAGCTGTTATTTTAGATAGAGATGGAACTATAAATGTAGAGAAGGACTATTTACACAGGATAGAGGATTTTGAATTTGAAAAAGGAGCAGTAGAAGGATTGAAGTTACTTGCAGAATTGGGATATATTTTTGTAGTTGTAACTAATCAATCTGGAATAGCAAGAGGCTACTATACAGAGGAAGATTTAATAAAACTAAATAACTATATAAATGAGTGTTTAGAAAAAGAGGGAGTTAAAATAGAGAAGTTCTATTACTGTCCTCATCATCCAGAAAAGGGGATAGGTAAATATAGAGTTGAGTGTAATTGTAGAAAGCCTAATACAGGTATGTTAGAAGAGGCTATAAGAGAGTTTAATATTGATTTAGAGGGGTCTTTTATGGTTGGGGATAATATAAGTGACATAGAAGCTGGAATAAGGGCTAAAGTGACTCCTATACTGGTAAAAACAGGTCATGGAATGGAACATATTGAAAAGATGAATGAGCTAGGAGTACCTATTTATGAAAATCTTTATGAATTTGCC from the Fusobacterium sp. SYSU M8D902 genome contains:
- the gmhB gene encoding D-glycero-beta-D-manno-heptose 1,7-bisphosphate 7-phosphatase translates to MRKAVILDRDGTINVEKDYLHRIEDFEFEKGAVEGLKLLAELGYIFVVVTNQSGIARGYYTEEDLIKLNNYINECLEKEGVKIEKFYYCPHHPEKGIGKYRVECNCRKPNTGMLEEAIREFNIDLEGSFMVGDNISDIEAGIRAKVTPILVKTGHGMEHIEKMNELGVPIYENLYEFAKDLKKVYKNITI